In one Magallana gigas chromosome 7, xbMagGiga1.1, whole genome shotgun sequence genomic region, the following are encoded:
- the LOC105334809 gene encoding QRFP-like peptide receptor: MDLQPGMMNYSTYYNMYDYYLPDNNSDYFTPHPDHFIPPPVPGHIKIIFTVVYSIIMLFALSGNTLVIFVILGNKSLRNVTNMFLISLAISDIFISGFNIPLGLLYNFNGEWTHGEILCKFVSFATSVNVIASIMTLTAVALERYYAICHPLKMRYLKKTTRVVVVMIAIWILALAVSSPFLVIQRIGKRLKVINELPGLALVEVCVEHYETKALEEAHTLVQFTVFYCVPIGIMLFAYGKIAHQLWIRKPIGDSHDWEKSLKQKKSIIRMLIVIVLIFLLSWLPFFAVHIYRFYHYVPYENFRLVSLVVQVIGFTNSAVNPIIYGFMNQKFKQTFRHMYTRLRMKIYRGNNASVHSQSSSAPNSQTAESVV, from the exons ATGGATTTGCAGCCTGGCATGATGAATTACTCAACATACTACAACATGTACGACTATTATCTTCCGGATAATAATTCGGATTATTTTACACCTCATCCAGATCACTTTATCCCACCACCAGTTCCTGGACATATCAAGATAATTTTCACTGTGGTGTATTCCATTATTATGCTCTTTGCACTTTCTGGAAACACTCTGGTCATTTTTGTCATCCTGGGCAACAAGTCTCTACGAAACGTGACCAACATGTTTCTGATCAGCCTCGCCATCAGTGACATTTTTATTTCCGGGTTCAATATTCCTCTTGGTTTACTATATAACTTTAATGGAGAATGGACGCACGGGGAGATCCTCTGTAAGTTTGTGTCCTTTGCCACGAGTGTTAATGTCATCGCCAGCATCATGACCTTGACGGCTGTAGCTCTAGAAAG ATACTATGCCATTTGTCATCCCCTAAAGATGCGGTACCTGAAGAAAACCACCCGCGTGGTGGTGGTTATGATCGCCATTTGGATCTTGGCACTCGCAGTATCCTCCCCATTCCTGGTTATTCAAAGGATTGGGAAACGTCTGAAAGTAATCAACGAGCTTCCGGGATTGGCGCTCGTGGAGGTTTGTGTGGAACACTACGAGACCAAAGCGTTGGAAGAGGCCCACACTCTGGTACAATTCACCGTATTTTACTGTGTACCAATCGGAATAATGTTGTTTGCTTACGGCAAGATCGCCCATCAGTTGTGGATTAGGAAACCGATCGGGGACTCCCATGACTGGGAGAAATCCTTGAAGCAGAAGAAGAGCATCATACGAATGTTGATTGTGATCGTTCTCATCTTTCTCTTAAGCTGGTTACCATTCTTCGCCGTTCATATTTACCGCTTTTATCATTACGTACCCTATGAGAACTTCCGCCTGGTGAGTCTTGTCGTTCAGGTCATCGGGTTCACGAATTCAGCAGTGAACCCTATCATTTACGGATTCATGAACCAGAAATTCAAGCAGACATTTCGTCATATGTACACCAGACTTCGGATGAAGATTTACCGTGGGAACAATGCTTCAGTACATAGTCAGTCGAGTTCCGCCCCGAACAGTCAAACAGCAGAAAGTGTGGTCTAA